Genomic window (Gelria sp. Kuro-4):
TCCGGCGTGCCATCCGCGCCGGAGCGACCACGGTGAAAGCCATCAAAAAATTCACCCGGGCCGGCATGGGCCTCTGCCAGGGATGCACCTGCCGTCGCCTGATCATCCAGCTTCTCGCCCAGGAGACAGGCCAGAGCCCGGCCCAGATCCCCCCCGGCACTTACCGCCCGCCGACGCGCCCGCTGATGCTGGCCGGCCTGAAGGGGGAGAAGGCATGAAGGCTCCGGATGTGGTGGTGGTGGGCGGCGGCGTTATTGGCACCGCCGTCACCTACTACCTGGCCAAGCAGGGCGCGGATGTTCTTCTTGTGGAGCGGGCGGAACTGGGCGCCGAGACGTCTTCCGCCTGCGACGGCTTTGTGATCCTCCAGTCGAAAAGCCCGGGGGTACACCTGTCGCTGGCCCTGGCGTCCGCGGAGCTGTATCGGGGCCTGGCGGACGAGCTGGAGTGGGATATTGAGTACAACAACTGCGGCGGGCTCATCGTCATTGAGCGCGAAGAAGAACTTCCGGCCATGCGCACCTTTATGGCCAAGCAACAGGCCATCGGCTTGGACGTGCGCCTCCTTTCCGGCGACGAGGCCCGCCGCTTGGAACCCGCCCTGGCACCGCACATCGTGGGTGCCACCTACAGCCCCCAGGACAGCCAGGTGAATCCCTTGCAGGTGGTGCTGGGGTTCGCTCAGGCCGCAGCGCGGCTGGGGGCGACGCTGCGCCAGGGGACGCCGCTCGAGAGGCTGCGCCGCGCCGGCGGGCGCCTCAGCGCCGTGGTGGCGGGGGGAGAAGAGATCGCCGCGGGGGCGGTGGTGTTCGCCACGGGCGTTTTCACCCCGCAGCTCGTCGCCCCGCTCGGCTTGGAGCTGCCGCTGCGGCCGCGCCGCGGCCAGCTGGTGGTAACGGAGCCGGCTCCGCCCTTGGTGCACCACATTTTCCTCTGTGCCCGCTACATCGCCGCCAAGTACCACCCGGAGCTGCTGGCGGCGGCGGAGGACGAGGCGCTGCGCCTGGGGGTGGGGCTGGCCCTGGAGCAAACGCAGAGCGGGGGCTTTCTCATCGGCAGCACGCGGGAATTTGTGGATTGGGATAAGGGGACCACGCCGCTCGGCATCAGGGCAGTCGTCCGCCACGCCACCCGTATCATGCCGGCGCTGGCGAGGCTCCACGCCGTCCGCACTTTTGCCGGGCTCCGCCCGTACACCCCCGACGGCCTGCCCTTCCTCGGCAAAGCGCCGGGGTGGGAGAATCTCTACATTGCGGCGGGGCACGAGGGTGACGGGATCGCCCTGGCCCCCATCACCGGCCGGCTGCTGGCGGAGCTCATCCTCAGCGGCCGAACGTCGTTTCCCCTGGCCGAGTTCGCCGTGGACCGCTTTGCC
Coding sequences:
- a CDS encoding (2Fe-2S)-binding protein, giving the protein MRNDDDVIICRCEEVTKGDIRRAIRAGATTVKAIKKFTRAGMGLCQGCTCRRLIIQLLAQETGQSPAQIPPGTYRPPTRPLMLAGLKGEKA
- a CDS encoding FAD-binding oxidoreductase produces the protein MKAPDVVVVGGGVIGTAVTYYLAKQGADVLLVERAELGAETSSACDGFVILQSKSPGVHLSLALASAELYRGLADELEWDIEYNNCGGLIVIEREEELPAMRTFMAKQQAIGLDVRLLSGDEARRLEPALAPHIVGATYSPQDSQVNPLQVVLGFAQAAARLGATLRQGTPLERLRRAGGRLSAVVAGGEEIAAGAVVFATGVFTPQLVAPLGLELPLRPRRGQLVVTEPAPPLVHHIFLCARYIAAKYHPELLAAAEDEALRLGVGLALEQTQSGGFLIGSTREFVDWDKGTTPLGIRAVVRHATRIMPALARLHAVRTFAGLRPYTPDGLPFLGKAPGWENLYIAAGHEGDGIALAPITGRLLAELILSGRTSFPLAEFAVDRFARGKDQGGQLKVTP